The Castanea sativa cultivar Marrone di Chiusa Pesio chromosome 11, ASM4071231v1 genome contains a region encoding:
- the LOC142616062 gene encoding uncharacterized protein LOC142616062, producing MVNAIARETSKAIIEDLGNGFFSVLVDESRDISVKEQMALILRYVNKQGIIIERFLGIVHVASTTALSLKCAIEGLLCEHNLSLSRLHGQGYDGASNMQVTVVGGSCKRRDTLRDAQFAKIKEDLENGVRRSGQGLNQETNLKRPGDTRWGSYYGTILNLILMFSAVADVLEIIEEDGLSDQKEKLIHIAKFYPYDFPGTDILALDSRLENFIFDMRNNDLFFRASRS from the exons ATGGTGAATGCAATTGCACGTGAAACATCTAAAGCCATCATCGAGGATCTTGGCAATGGGTTCTTTTCAGTATTAGTTGATGAGTCACGTGATATCTCAGTGAAAGAACAAATGGCACTCATTCTTCGTTATGTGAACAAACAAGGAATTATTATAGAGCGGTTCCTTGGTATTGTACATGTAGCAAGTACCACCGCTTTGTCACTCAAATGTGCTATTGAAGgtttactttgtgaacataatttgagtttatcgaGACTACATGGGCAAGGTTATGACGGAGCTAGTAATATGCAAG taactgTTGTTGGAGGCTCTTGTAAGAGACGAGATACTCTTCGAGATGctcaatttgccaaaattaaagaagatttagAGAATGGTGTACGAAGAAGTGGACAAGGtttgaatcaagagacaaaTCTTAAACGTCCTGGTGATACACGTTGGGGATCATATTATGGGACtattctcaacttgattttgatgttctctGCTGTTGCTGATGTACttgagattattgaagaagatggGCTCTCCgaccaaaaa gaaaagttAATACATATAGCAAAGTTCTATCCATATGATTTTCCTGGGACAGATATCTTGGCACTTGACTCTCGGCTTgagaatttcatttttgatatgCGCAACAATGACTTGTTTTTTAGAGCTTCAAGGAGTTAG